The Nostoc cf. commune SO-36 genomic sequence ATTTTTATGTAGCTCAAATCAAGATGGAAAAAGACGGAAGTCAAGGTAAATTTACATTTTTAAAATAGTTGCTACATGAATACAAATTTATTTTTGCAGCAATTATTAAATGGGTTATCTATTGGTAGCGTATATGCAATTTTTGCATTAGGATATACCTTGGTTTATTCTATTTTGGGCATCATTAATTTAGCTCATGGCGCGATTTTTACCTTGGGTGCATACTTCACTTACGCACTTATGGGTGGGAACTTTGGATTTAATGGCTTGTTAGCTAATGCAGCCCTACCGATAAAATTACCTTTTGCTATATCTTTGATTTTAGGAAGCATCTTGGCGGGATTAGTAGGGGTTGTGATGGAACGCGTTGCTTTTCAACCTCTACGCCGTCAAGGATCTGACCCTTTACTAACTGTTGTTTCTAGTTTGGGGGTAGCAGTGGTAATTGTGAATTTAATCCAGTATTTAGTAGGCGCAGAAAGTTACACATACCCTGCAAATACTTATGGTAATTTGCCGCCTGCGATTAACTTTGGTAGCCCAGAAAATCCAATTCCCATTCGCAGCGTTCAGGTGGTAATTTTTGCTGTATCAGTTGTGATTGTGGCAATTCTTACCTATTTTATCAATCAGACTAAATATGGTAAGGCAATGCAAGCGATCGCAGAAGATCCCACTACAGCTAGTTTGTTAGGAATTAATAGCGATCGCTTTATAATTTTAACATTCTTCATCAGCAGTTTTTTAGCAGGATTAGCAGGAACTTTAGTAGCCTCTAGTGTTAGTATTGCAGGGCCATATTTCGGCATTACTTTTGGTTTGCGTGGTTTAGCAGTAATTGTTTTAGGTGGTTTAGGTAGCATTCCCGGCGCAGTGTTGGGAGGCTTGGTAATTGGATTAGTGGAGGCATTTGTACCCGCCGAATATTCTGGATATAAAGACGCGGTAGCCTTTGGAATTTTGTTTATCATGCTATTAGTTAGACCCCAAGGTTTGCTAGGACGACGGTTTATTCAGAAAGTTTAAAGAGACGTAGCATTATGAAAACATACACCAAGCAAAAACTAACTTTCGAGCAATTTTTGGAAGAGTGTCCAGAGGAAGGTTTATATGAACTTGTAGATGGAGAAATTGTAGAAGTGCGTGTAACGAGAAATCATGATGATGTCGCTAATTTTCTATTGTTTGGTTTCAAT encodes the following:
- a CDS encoding branched-chain amino acid ABC transporter permease, with the translated sequence MNTNLFLQQLLNGLSIGSVYAIFALGYTLVYSILGIINLAHGAIFTLGAYFTYALMGGNFGFNGLLANAALPIKLPFAISLILGSILAGLVGVVMERVAFQPLRRQGSDPLLTVVSSLGVAVVIVNLIQYLVGAESYTYPANTYGNLPPAINFGSPENPIPIRSVQVVIFAVSVVIVAILTYFINQTKYGKAMQAIAEDPTTASLLGINSDRFIILTFFISSFLAGLAGTLVASSVSIAGPYFGITFGLRGLAVIVLGGLGSIPGAVLGGLVIGLVEAFVPAEYSGYKDAVAFGILFIMLLVRPQGLLGRRFIQKV